The Metabacillus litoralis genome contains a region encoding:
- a CDS encoding YebC/PmpR family DNA-binding transcriptional regulator, with protein MGRKWNNIKEKKASKDANTSRIYAKFGREIYVVAKQGEPDPEANQALKVVLERAKTYSVPKTIIDRAIEKAKGGTEESYDELRYEGFGPNGSMVIVDALTNNVNRTASDVRAAFGKNGGNMGVSGSVAYMFDATAVIGVEGKTADEVLELLMEADVDARDILEEDDSVIVYAEPDQFHAVQEAFKSVGVTEFTVAELTMLAQSDVTLSDDAKAQFEKMIDALEDLEDVKQVFHNVDLSE; from the coding sequence ATGGGTCGTAAATGGAATAATATTAAGGAAAAAAAAGCTTCTAAGGATGCAAATACTAGTCGTATTTATGCGAAATTTGGTCGAGAAATATATGTTGTAGCAAAGCAAGGTGAGCCAGATCCAGAAGCTAACCAAGCATTAAAGGTTGTTCTTGAGCGTGCAAAAACATATAGTGTTCCAAAAACAATTATTGATCGAGCAATTGAAAAAGCAAAGGGTGGAACAGAAGAAAGCTATGATGAGCTTCGATATGAAGGATTTGGACCAAATGGTTCTATGGTCATCGTTGATGCTCTTACAAATAACGTGAATCGTACAGCTTCAGATGTTCGTGCTGCATTCGGAAAAAACGGTGGAAATATGGGCGTTAGTGGGTCTGTAGCTTATATGTTTGATGCAACAGCTGTTATTGGGGTTGAAGGAAAAACAGCTGATGAGGTGTTAGAACTTTTAATGGAAGCAGACGTTGATGCAAGAGATATTTTAGAAGAAGATGATTCTGTTATCGTTTATGCAGAACCGGATCAATTTCATGCTGTACAAGAAGCATTTAAAAGTGTTGGTGTAACGGAATTTACTGTCGCTGAACTAACGATGCTTGCGCAAAGTGATGTAACATTATCAGATGATGCAAAAGCTCAATTCGAAAAAATGATTGACGCGTTAGAAGATTTAGAAGACGTAAAACAAGTCTTTCATAATGTGGACTTAAGTGAATAA
- a CDS encoding CapA family protein, protein MDEKHASLSRVTNRRKRRRLKKVYRRILFGIIFILIVSSAYSLLKSEKSAVVTTSEHDGKESVISEKQLVEVPSDVDASIKISAAGDFTLGMDENFDYNGSFVQTASTNGLSYFLEGLNDVFKEDDFTTVNLETTLTNATEKAEKTFRFKGDPEYAQILKLGGIEAVNLANNHIFDYKQKGYEDTIEALKEKEVGYFGYENQYITTINEVEIGALGYEGWEDTEEIRTTIEKDIQSLREQGAQIVLIHFHWGDEKQYVPNEDQKSLARFSVDAGADLILGHHPHVLQGIEEYNGKFIVYSLGNFMFGGNKNPSDKDTFVFQQTFHIKNGKLTDKKEINVIPFSISSVSTHNDYQPTLLSGAEYERVKDKIIHFSNQVNGSDWIVYDTEEVSE, encoded by the coding sequence ATGGACGAGAAACATGCATCTCTATCAAGGGTAACAAATCGCAGGAAACGTAGAAGACTAAAAAAGGTTTATAGAAGGATTCTTTTTGGGATTATTTTTATTTTAATAGTTAGTTCTGCTTATTCACTCCTAAAATCAGAAAAATCAGCAGTTGTAACGACCTCAGAGCATGATGGAAAAGAGAGTGTTATATCTGAAAAACAACTAGTGGAAGTGCCAAGTGATGTAGATGCATCAATAAAAATTAGTGCTGCTGGTGATTTTACTCTAGGTATGGATGAAAACTTTGATTATAACGGTTCATTTGTTCAAACAGCTTCTACAAATGGTCTGTCTTACTTTTTAGAGGGACTTAATGATGTTTTTAAAGAAGATGACTTTACTACTGTTAATTTAGAAACAACCTTAACAAATGCAACAGAAAAAGCTGAGAAAACATTTCGTTTTAAAGGAGATCCTGAATATGCCCAAATTCTAAAACTGGGTGGAATTGAGGCAGTCAATTTAGCAAATAATCATATCTTTGATTATAAGCAAAAAGGATATGAAGATACAATTGAAGCTTTAAAAGAGAAAGAGGTTGGGTATTTTGGTTATGAAAATCAATATATAACAACCATTAATGAAGTTGAAATTGGTGCACTTGGTTACGAAGGATGGGAAGATACCGAAGAAATCCGTACAACAATCGAAAAAGATATACAGTCTCTAAGAGAGCAAGGAGCTCAAATCGTGTTGATCCACTTTCATTGGGGAGATGAGAAACAATATGTTCCAAATGAGGATCAAAAATCACTTGCAAGATTTAGTGTGGATGCTGGAGCAGACTTAATATTAGGTCATCATCCACATGTTTTACAAGGAATTGAAGAGTATAACGGAAAGTTTATTGTCTATAGTCTTGGGAACTTTATGTTTGGAGGAAATAAAAACCCTTCAGACAAAGATACGTTTGTTTTTCAGCAAACGTTTCATATAAAAAATGGAAAACTTACTGATAAAAAAGAAATTAATGTCATTCCGTTTTCGATTTCATCGGTTTCAACTCATAATGATTATCAACCAACCTTATTAAGTGGGGCGGAATATGAAAGAGTTAAGGATAAAATCATTCATTTTTCTAATCAAGTAAATGGATCTGATTGGATTGTTTATGATACAGAGGAAGTTTCAGAGTAA
- a CDS encoding glutathione peroxidase has product MSIYNFTAKAMNGMERSLEEYKGKVLLIVNTAGRCGFTYQYEDLQKLYNRYKEKDFVILGFPCNQFDNQEPDSNDTIQANCLLNYGVSFPLFQKTNVRDENIHPLFDYLSQSKPFEGFNPFHPVAKILIPLLNEKHPEYLTDNYSIKWNFTKFLIDQDGNVVKRFECTTDPIDMEQDIETLLNNVTA; this is encoded by the coding sequence GTGAGTATATACAATTTTACAGCAAAAGCAATGAATGGAATGGAAAGATCTCTTGAAGAGTATAAAGGAAAAGTATTATTAATTGTTAATACTGCAGGTAGATGCGGATTTACATATCAATATGAAGACTTACAGAAGCTATACAATCGCTATAAAGAAAAAGATTTTGTCATTTTAGGGTTTCCTTGTAATCAATTTGATAACCAAGAACCTGATTCAAATGATACCATTCAAGCGAACTGCCTATTAAACTATGGGGTTAGTTTTCCATTATTCCAAAAAACAAATGTAAGAGATGAAAACATTCACCCATTATTCGATTATCTATCACAAAGTAAACCTTTTGAGGGATTTAATCCTTTCCATCCTGTTGCAAAAATACTAATTCCGTTACTAAATGAAAAACACCCAGAATATTTAACAGATAATTACTCAATTAAATGGAACTTCACAAAATTCTTAATTGATCAGGACGGTAACGTTGTAAAACGTTTTGAATGTACAACAGATCCTATTGACATGGAGCAGGATATAGAAACATTATTAAATAATGTAACAGCTTAA
- a CDS encoding sporulation protein: MSFFNKILASVGVGSAKVDAKLSKSSITIGEKVEGVIDVQGGNVEQAVDEIYLTVNTNYEKEQDDRVINKHAVIATIKLNEPFVIMPGETKTFPFQIEMPLDTPVSVGSSQVWIQTGVDIKGAVDPQDRDVVTILPNKMMDHILNVLKELGFSLRKVKNEEASFKLRKRLPFVQEFEFIPTSGTYYGKFDEVEVMFFLIDDQKIEVVVEVDRRARGLAGLFSEALDLDESIIKFTIEENELNQVKSIFKEILENHS, from the coding sequence ATGTCATTTTTTAATAAAATCCTGGCAAGTGTTGGAGTTGGTTCTGCAAAGGTTGATGCTAAACTTTCTAAATCATCCATCACGATTGGTGAAAAAGTAGAAGGAGTTATTGATGTACAAGGTGGAAATGTAGAACAAGCGGTAGATGAGATCTATTTAACAGTCAACACTAATTATGAAAAAGAACAAGATGATCGCGTAATCAATAAGCATGCTGTGATCGCAACCATTAAGTTAAATGAACCGTTTGTCATTATGCCTGGAGAAACTAAAACATTCCCTTTCCAAATTGAAATGCCATTAGACACACCGGTTAGTGTAGGTTCATCACAAGTATGGATTCAAACAGGTGTGGACATAAAAGGTGCTGTTGATCCACAAGATCGAGATGTTGTGACAATTTTACCTAATAAAATGATGGATCACATTTTAAATGTTTTGAAAGAATTAGGCTTTTCCTTAAGAAAGGTCAAAAACGAAGAGGCTTCATTTAAATTAAGAAAAAGATTACCGTTTGTACAAGAATTTGAATTTATTCCAACATCGGGTACGTATTATGGAAAATTCGATGAAGTGGAAGTTATGTTTTTCTTAATTGATGATCAAAAAATAGAAGTTGTAGTAGAAGTCGACCGCCGTGCAAGAGGGCTTGCTGGTCTTTTTTCAGAAGCACTTGATTTAGATGAATCTATTATTAAATTTACAATAGAAGAAAATGAACTAAATCAAGTTAAAAGCATTTTTAAGGAAATTCTAGAAAATCATAGTTAG
- a CDS encoding serine/threonine protein kinase, protein MNKFTKKWIELTEQPLKAHQTVNEKYVIKKLLGKGSYGFTYLVKDEENQHKVLKQLRKYKMLEKSGEESFKHEVTILRTLNDSSIPAFYDEFIENQKHFIVMEYKQGKTYEELIFLENMTFSEEEALKELYDVLELVKLFHDIGWVHRDLRIPNILKNGAEKYIIDFGLARFIKDDTSEQFDSLEKKLFREVSFKSDFYALGHFLLFLLYSSFQPKTREKRSWEEELDITDHSKRILRKMLQLDEPYAEVNQIMKDIKGL, encoded by the coding sequence ATGAATAAGTTCACCAAAAAGTGGATTGAACTAACAGAGCAACCATTAAAAGCTCATCAAACTGTAAATGAGAAATATGTCATTAAGAAGCTTTTAGGTAAAGGTAGCTATGGGTTCACATATTTAGTGAAAGATGAAGAAAATCAGCATAAAGTGCTAAAGCAATTACGGAAATATAAAATGCTTGAAAAGTCTGGAGAAGAATCTTTTAAACATGAAGTCACTATTTTAAGAACTTTAAACGATTCTTCTATTCCAGCTTTTTATGATGAATTTATAGAAAATCAAAAACACTTTATTGTGATGGAATATAAACAAGGTAAAACATATGAAGAACTTATTTTTTTAGAAAATATGACTTTTTCAGAAGAAGAAGCATTGAAGGAGCTTTATGACGTACTTGAATTAGTAAAATTGTTTCATGATATTGGATGGGTTCACCGCGATTTACGTATTCCTAATATTTTAAAAAACGGAGCAGAAAAGTACATTATTGATTTTGGTCTGGCTAGATTCATAAAGGATGATACTTCTGAACAATTTGATTCTTTAGAGAAAAAGTTGTTTCGAGAAGTTTCATTTAAAAGTGATTTTTATGCATTAGGTCATTTTCTTTTATTTTTGCTTTATTCCTCATTTCAACCAAAAACTAGGGAAAAAAGGTCATGGGAAGAAGAGTTGGATATTACAGACCATTCAAAAAGAATACTGCGTAAAATGCTTCAATTAGATGAACCATATGCTGAGGTCAATCAAATTATGAAGGATATTAAAGGGTTATAA
- a CDS encoding DUF2515 family protein, whose amino-acid sequence MIDEFRNKKANDQFLEQQLKNILKKSPPFVITQKEREIINTISNETKIHNKNNLTRTNAYLTFYHQHPEIHWAFLAHMVSRNGGYNMTDLKSPLLESFVESKQQTILFHFLERANALIFHDAYPQLLLYKKSKEDSTDYFDLLPYFHVSKFMIPIWKFFFTSQQSSLLTYALITNEQHYVEKHLMTLPFTKKTVLHSFTYLLQEKLGFTHVLFPFKRYRFLNKHSLAGLEVHDFSSVKTRIDTGKKLYSILFSKNWLTSFSQFATKYEHTASRHDYWPHIFTNNKMNANKIYSPPLSKAWEDVPHIFQKYQDWYFDFSQIRHFHTPFNIEFQVISKNVKHDLKLIKALSTMKDLLT is encoded by the coding sequence ATGATTGACGAATTTAGAAATAAAAAAGCAAACGACCAGTTTCTTGAGCAGCAACTAAAGAACATATTGAAAAAATCTCCTCCTTTTGTTATTACACAAAAAGAAAGAGAAATAATCAACACTATTTCTAATGAAACAAAAATTCACAATAAAAATAATCTTACTAGAACAAATGCGTATTTAACATTTTATCATCAACATCCAGAGATTCATTGGGCTTTTCTTGCGCATATGGTTTCACGCAATGGTGGATACAATATGACTGATTTGAAAAGTCCTTTACTTGAATCTTTTGTTGAAAGCAAGCAACAAACCATTCTGTTTCATTTTTTAGAAAGAGCTAATGCTCTGATTTTTCATGATGCTTATCCACAGCTATTACTTTATAAAAAAAGCAAAGAAGATTCTACTGATTACTTCGATTTATTACCTTATTTTCATGTTTCTAAATTCATGATCCCAATTTGGAAATTCTTCTTTACTTCACAACAATCTTCACTGCTAACATATGCATTAATAACCAATGAACAGCATTATGTTGAAAAACACTTAATGACACTTCCTTTCACAAAAAAAACTGTTCTACATTCATTTACGTATTTGCTTCAGGAAAAATTAGGATTCACACATGTGCTTTTTCCTTTTAAACGCTATCGCTTTTTAAATAAGCATTCATTAGCAGGTTTAGAAGTTCATGACTTTTCTTCTGTTAAGACTAGAATAGATACTGGTAAGAAACTATACAGCATCCTTTTTTCAAAAAATTGGCTTACTTCATTTTCTCAATTTGCTACTAAATATGAACACACAGCTTCACGTCATGATTATTGGCCTCATATTTTCACCAATAACAAAATGAATGCTAATAAAATTTACAGCCCACCACTAAGTAAGGCTTGGGAGGATGTTCCACACATATTCCAAAAATACCAGGATTGGTATTTTGACTTTTCACAAATAAGACATTTTCATACCCCATTTAATATTGAATTTCAGGTTATCTCAAAAAATGTGAAACATGATTTAAAACTTATTAAGGCATTGTCAACTATGAAAGATCTATTAACATAA
- a CDS encoding YozD family protein, protein MKEIEVIIDTEEIAEFFYNELTKRGYVPGEEELGELADITFDYLLNKCIIDEDLDYEENE, encoded by the coding sequence GTGAAGGAAATAGAAGTAATTATTGATACTGAGGAGATTGCTGAGTTCTTTTACAATGAGCTCACAAAAAGAGGGTATGTTCCAGGTGAAGAAGAACTTGGAGAACTTGCAGATATAACATTCGATTACCTTCTTAACAAATGCATTATCGATGAAGATTTAGACTATGAAGAGAATGAATAG
- a CDS encoding YozE family protein: protein MKSFYHYLMKYRHPKPKDDLSKFANDAYLDHAFPKTTDRYDELSSYLEMNGHYLQSMSVFDDAWDRYQNEILRRI from the coding sequence ATGAAGTCTTTTTATCATTATTTAATGAAATATCGTCATCCAAAACCAAAGGATGATTTATCTAAATTTGCCAATGATGCATATCTTGATCATGCTTTTCCGAAGACAACTGATCGTTATGATGAGCTGAGTTCTTATTTGGAGATGAACGGTCATTATTTACAAAGTATGTCAGTTTTCGACGATGCCTGGGATCGTTATCAGAATGAAATTTTAAGAAGAATATAA
- the bioB gene encoding biotin synthase BioB — MNWGLLADDVINGRALTRVEAKSILTCDDDDLLLLLNGAFKIRKHYYGKKVKLNMIINTKSGLCPENCGYCSQSVVSKAPIEKYRMLDKESILKGAEQAHNLKVGTYCIVASGRGPSDKEVDQVTTAVGEIKDKYGLKICACLGILKPDQARRLKEAGVDRYNHNINTSKEHHSSITTSHTYEDRTNTVELVKRSGISPCSGVIVGMRETLDDVLNMAYSLRELDADSIPVNFLHAIDGTPLEGTNDLNPRYCLKVLALFRYINPTKEIRISGGREVNLRSLQPLGLYAANSIFVGDYLTTAGQESTADHKMLKDLGFEIDFQYEEMSV, encoded by the coding sequence ATGAATTGGGGATTATTGGCGGACGATGTGATAAATGGAAGAGCTTTAACCAGGGTAGAAGCGAAATCAATTTTAACGTGTGATGATGATGACTTATTATTACTATTAAATGGTGCATTTAAGATTAGAAAACATTATTATGGAAAAAAAGTGAAACTTAATATGATTATCAATACTAAATCAGGATTATGCCCTGAGAATTGTGGTTATTGTTCACAATCAGTTGTTTCAAAGGCACCAATAGAGAAATATAGAATGCTAGATAAAGAATCTATTTTAAAAGGTGCAGAGCAAGCTCATAACTTAAAAGTGGGTACATATTGTATTGTTGCAAGTGGCCGGGGGCCAAGTGATAAGGAAGTTGATCAAGTAACAACTGCTGTTGGTGAAATAAAGGACAAATATGGATTGAAAATTTGTGCATGCCTAGGTATCCTAAAACCAGATCAGGCAAGGCGTTTAAAAGAAGCTGGAGTAGATCGTTATAATCATAATATAAATACATCGAAAGAACATCATTCTTCTATCACGACTTCGCATACATACGAAGATCGTACGAATACAGTTGAGTTGGTAAAGCGAAGTGGTATTTCACCTTGTTCAGGTGTTATTGTTGGAATGCGTGAAACATTAGATGATGTGTTGAATATGGCATATAGTTTAAGAGAATTAGATGCAGATTCAATCCCGGTAAACTTTTTACATGCAATAGATGGCACACCTCTTGAAGGGACAAATGATTTAAATCCTAGATATTGTTTGAAAGTACTAGCTTTATTTCGTTACATAAACCCAACAAAAGAAATTAGAATTTCTGGGGGCCGTGAAGTGAATTTAAGGTCTCTACAACCACTTGGCTTATATGCAGCAAATTCCATATTTGTAGGAGATTATTTGACAACAGCGGGGCAAGAAAGCACTGCAGATCATAAAATGCTTAAGGATCTTGGATTTGAGATAGATTTTCAGTATGAAGAAATGAGTGTTTAA
- a CDS encoding VOC family protein → MSVLGFEHVGIQVENIEKSITFYKDVVGLELLDQFLHTDGKMKLAFLGVGGNIIVELIEGYNPNLPDEGKVHHIAFQVDNIEKERDRLRAANVEWIFEEITELPNGAKYIFFRGPEKEWIEFFER, encoded by the coding sequence ATGTCAGTATTAGGCTTTGAGCATGTTGGAATACAAGTGGAAAATATTGAAAAAAGCATTACATTTTACAAAGATGTAGTTGGTCTTGAATTGCTCGATCAATTTTTACATACAGATGGAAAAATGAAGCTAGCATTTTTAGGTGTGGGAGGCAATATTATTGTTGAACTTATAGAAGGATATAATCCTAATTTACCTGATGAAGGAAAGGTTCATCATATTGCTTTTCAAGTTGATAATATTGAGAAAGAAAGAGATAGATTACGTGCGGCAAACGTAGAATGGATCTTTGAAGAGATCACAGAGTTGCCAAATGGAGCAAAGTATATTTTCTTTAGAGGTCCAGAAAAAGAATGGATCGAATTTTTTGAACGTTAA
- the msrB gene encoding peptide-methionine (R)-S-oxide reductase MsrB, translating into MNKHKLELATFAGGCFWCMVQPFDELPGIESVISGYTGGNKENPTYEEVCSNTTGHLEAVQITFNPEIFPYEKLLELFWQQIDPTDPGGQFFDRGESYKTAVFYHTEEQKKLAEASKEELEKSGRFSKPIVTMILEAKPFYPAEEYHQDFYKKSTGRYKQYRTGSGRDRFIQEHWKGNNKEDLKSTLSPIQYEVTQNNGTEPPFHNEFWNHEEEGIYVDIVSGKPLFSSKDKYDAGCGWPSFTKPIQDFEVVEKMDTTHGMIRTEVRSKTADSHLGHVFDDGPGPNGLRYCINSAALRFIPKDDLEKEGYGKYAQLFDK; encoded by the coding sequence ATGAATAAGCACAAGTTGGAACTCGCTACATTTGCTGGTGGTTGCTTTTGGTGTATGGTCCAGCCCTTCGATGAGTTACCAGGTATCGAAAGCGTTATTTCGGGCTATACCGGGGGAAATAAGGAAAATCCTACATATGAGGAAGTTTGTTCAAATACAACAGGGCATCTTGAGGCTGTACAAATAACGTTTAATCCTGAAATATTTCCTTATGAAAAGCTGTTAGAATTATTTTGGCAACAAATTGATCCAACAGACCCAGGTGGTCAATTTTTTGATAGAGGAGAATCTTATAAAACAGCTGTTTTCTATCATACAGAAGAACAGAAGAAGTTGGCAGAAGCCTCAAAAGAGGAGTTAGAAAAAAGTGGAAGATTTTCGAAGCCTATTGTTACAATGATTCTTGAGGCAAAACCATTTTATCCTGCGGAAGAATACCATCAGGATTTCTATAAAAAAAGTACCGGTCGTTACAAACAATATCGAACAGGATCTGGTAGAGACCGATTTATACAAGAGCATTGGAAAGGTAATAACAAAGAAGATTTAAAATCTACTTTATCTCCTATCCAATATGAAGTGACTCAAAACAATGGCACAGAACCTCCTTTTCACAATGAGTTTTGGAATCACGAAGAAGAAGGTATTTATGTAGACATTGTTTCTGGAAAACCGTTATTCAGTTCAAAAGACAAATATGATGCAGGATGTGGGTGGCCTAGTTTTACAAAACCAATCCAAGACTTTGAAGTTGTCGAGAAAATGGATACAACGCATGGAATGATTCGTACAGAAGTTAGAAGTAAAACAGCTGATTCCCATTTAGGTCATGTATTTGATGATGGACCAGGTCCTAATGGTTTAAGATATTGTATTAATTCGGCTGCTTTAAGATTTATCCCTAAGGATGATTTAGAAAAAGAGGGGTATGGTAAATACGCTCAATTATTTGATAAATAG
- a CDS encoding MarR family winged helix-turn-helix transcriptional regulator, with translation MNNRQEKMYEMEALMRDVYKKTRHEMNQVYDNEMSRNEFFILKTLYELGPKKSSDLSKILNVSASHITAVTDSLIEKNWIERVRSVKDRRIVDIHLTEDGKSILEQYEKKKTDFLLEKFNDFSDEDIANFIILFKKLLKE, from the coding sequence TTGAATAATCGTCAAGAAAAGATGTATGAGATGGAAGCCCTAATGCGTGATGTTTATAAGAAAACTCGTCACGAAATGAACCAAGTTTATGACAATGAAATGTCTAGAAATGAATTTTTCATTTTAAAAACTTTGTATGAACTTGGCCCAAAAAAGTCATCTGACTTATCCAAAATACTAAATGTTTCTGCTTCTCATATTACAGCAGTAACTGACTCGCTTATCGAAAAAAATTGGATTGAGCGTGTTCGTTCTGTCAAAGACCGTAGAATTGTTGATATTCATTTAACGGAAGATGGGAAGAGCATTCTTGAGCAATATGAAAAAAAGAAAACGGACTTTTTGTTAGAAAAATTTAATGATTTTAGTGATGAAGATATTGCAAACTTCATTATATTATTTAAAAAACTATTAAAAGAATAG
- a CDS encoding DNA alkylation repair protein yields the protein MSSPYLCPNCKTNRTRFNIIEQLAKPVKLNPQTGDIVEELQQSNLDPFHVSYKGPNYRVQCGTCGLIEDEISFVKRAQINQSY from the coding sequence ATGTCTTCACCATATTTATGCCCAAACTGTAAAACAAATCGGACCCGGTTTAATATTATTGAACAGCTTGCAAAACCGGTTAAATTAAACCCACAAACAGGAGATATAGTAGAAGAGCTCCAGCAGTCAAATTTAGATCCGTTCCATGTTTCATATAAAGGTCCTAATTATCGAGTACAGTGCGGAACTTGTGGTTTAATTGAAGACGAAATATCATTTGTGAAAAGAGCACAGATAAATCAGTCTTACTAA
- the ypmT gene encoding protein YpmT, giving the protein MKNKFVLMGVAAIIIALIFGGIAYQHLVAENMDEVYLNVAYSTLCLSIAVYVWHIKDEKQKHKSES; this is encoded by the coding sequence ATGAAAAACAAATTTGTTTTAATGGGAGTTGCAGCCATCATTATTGCGCTTATTTTCGGTGGAATTGCCTATCAGCATTTAGTTGCAGAAAATATGGATGAGGTGTACTTAAATGTCGCCTATAGCACATTGTGTTTGAGTATCGCAGTTTATGTATGGCATATTAAAGATGAAAAGCAAAAACATAAAAGTGAGAGTTAA
- a CDS encoding S1C family serine protease, with product MNKRMIYSIIVSLLIWIAGGFGYFYIKEQTTKNVFSESTILNKVEISNNDQTVPEIKEIIREAQKKVVMVELDDGTVGSGFLYNDKGDIITNAHVVSGASEVKVRTTDAKGLDGKVIGISTETDVAVVRVEGLKDVEPLSISPNTKLEIGDEILALGSPLGFQNTVTTGIISGTDRELSVDPYIYEDVYQISAPIAPGNSGGPLIDRQTGAVIGINSARIEQGNIGFSLPISAVLPLVNSWSETPMKNLPVEPSIDATVDIDENKIIETSDYLISYFIESITFNDFVTAYSLLGSEWQSNVDYQSFRKKYLNILSISIKELKTVKKEEQIVVETVLEIVKRTGSGQETSSTSVNYVVAYENDQAKIISEKKQD from the coding sequence ATGAATAAGAGAATGATATATAGTATCATAGTATCCCTTCTAATTTGGATAGCAGGTGGGTTTGGCTATTTTTATATTAAAGAACAAACAACCAAAAATGTTTTTTCTGAGTCAACGATATTAAATAAAGTCGAAATTTCGAATAATGATCAAACTGTTCCGGAGATAAAGGAAATTATTCGTGAGGCTCAAAAGAAAGTTGTAATGGTGGAATTAGATGATGGTACTGTTGGTTCTGGCTTCTTATATAACGATAAAGGTGATATTATTACGAATGCACATGTTGTTAGTGGAGCTAGTGAGGTGAAAGTTAGAACAACAGATGCAAAAGGTTTAGATGGAAAAGTAATTGGAATAAGTACAGAAACTGATGTAGCAGTCGTTCGAGTTGAAGGTTTAAAGGATGTGGAGCCATTAAGTATATCACCAAATACCAAACTAGAAATTGGCGATGAAATATTGGCACTAGGTAGTCCATTAGGGTTTCAAAATACGGTTACAACTGGAATTATTAGTGGGACGGACAGAGAACTAAGTGTTGATCCGTATATTTATGAAGATGTGTATCAAATATCTGCACCCATTGCTCCAGGTAATAGTGGAGGTCCTCTGATTGACCGGCAAACAGGAGCTGTTATTGGAATTAATTCCGCTAGAATTGAGCAAGGAAATATCGGGTTTAGCCTCCCAATTAGTGCAGTATTACCACTTGTTAATAGTTGGTCGGAAACACCAATGAAGAACCTTCCTGTTGAACCTTCTATTGACGCAACCGTTGATATAGACGAAAATAAGATTATAGAAACATCAGATTATTTAATTAGCTACTTCATTGAGAGTATAACCTTTAATGATTTTGTCACTGCTTATTCCTTGTTAGGAAGTGAATGGCAGTCAAATGTCGATTATCAATCATTTCGTAAAAAGTATTTGAATATTTTATCTATAAGTATAAAAGAATTAAAAACCGTAAAAAAAGAAGAACAAATAGTCGTTGAAACAGTCCTTGAGATTGTGAAAAGAACAGGTAGTGGTCAAGAAACTTCTTCAACTTCTGTGAATTATGTGGTAGCTTACGAGAATGATCAGGCCAAAATTATATCAGAGAAAAAGCAGGATTGA